A section of the Rhizomicrobium sp. genome encodes:
- a CDS encoding PAS domain-containing protein: protein MTNAQKIQSLGTQTHALPPALQSLISCWLQKCGGRPMPWRESLPVQELKPWLGHLALIEVVDESRFRLRLSGTHLIRRFGREATGRDVDELADDIRRQLRAILRATIRGGAPVVANSSVPLGRATDWYCEVALPLAGPGGGLSAVLFCSYPVKRV from the coding sequence ATGACGAACGCGCAGAAAATCCAAAGCCTCGGCACACAGACCCACGCGCTTCCGCCCGCCCTTCAATCGCTGATCTCCTGCTGGCTGCAAAAATGCGGCGGCCGGCCGATGCCGTGGCGGGAGAGTCTGCCGGTCCAGGAACTGAAGCCCTGGCTGGGCCATCTCGCCCTGATCGAGGTCGTGGACGAAAGCCGCTTTCGCCTGCGCCTTTCGGGCACCCATCTGATCCGGCGTTTCGGCCGGGAGGCGACGGGGCGCGACGTCGACGAACTCGCCGACGACATCAGGCGGCAGTTGCGCGCGATCCTGCGGGCGACGATCAGGGGAGGTGCGCCGGTCGTCGCGAACTCGTCCGTCCCGCTCGGACGCGCGACCGATTGGTACTGCGAGGTGGCGCTGCCGCTGGCTGGCCCCGGCGGCGGTCTGAGCGCCGTGCTGTTCTGCAGCTATCCGGTGAAGCGGGTCTAG
- a CDS encoding PAS domain-containing protein: MTPTSEDGAIDRLPTSEFSGVFDRTPGLYLVLDPSFTIMAANDAFCAATMTERDAIVGRHLFEAFPDNPGDSAADGVENLRASLLKVLKSRQPDRMNIQKYDVREAGSGAFAERYWSPLNVPVIGPDGYVKWIIHSVEDVTELMNLRTEFAARRGGAAAQRLLSQLRETERELAAERTENAELRETLRRHAKG, from the coding sequence ATGACCCCTACATCCGAAGACGGCGCGATCGATCGTCTGCCTACGTCCGAATTCTCCGGCGTGTTCGACAGGACGCCGGGGCTCTATCTCGTCCTCGATCCCAGCTTCACGATCATGGCCGCGAACGACGCGTTCTGCGCGGCGACGATGACGGAGCGCGATGCGATCGTCGGGCGCCATCTGTTCGAGGCGTTTCCCGACAATCCCGGCGACTCCGCCGCCGACGGCGTCGAGAATCTGCGCGCCTCGCTCCTGAAGGTGCTCAAGTCGCGGCAGCCGGACCGCATGAACATCCAGAAATACGACGTCCGCGAGGCCGGCTCGGGCGCCTTCGCGGAGCGCTATTGGAGTCCGCTCAACGTTCCGGTGATCGGCCCCGACGGCTATGTGAAGTGGATCATCCACAGCGTCGAGGACGTGACCGAGCTGATGAACCTGCGCACGGAATTCGCCGCCCGGCGCGGCGGCGCCGCGGCCCAGCGCCTCCTCAGCCAGCTTCGCGAGACCGAGCGCGAGCTGGCCGCCGAGCGCACGGAGAATGCGGAGCTGCGCGAGACCCTGCGCCGGCACGCGAAGGGCTGA
- a CDS encoding S24 family peptidase: MGERIRWLLDQFPNRVEAAEIAGVTPEHLASYIAGRAKPPFELVARLAAARNVSLDWLASGEGPRQAGDEEPEGFVAIPIQRDADADPDGEEDTVLFSAGFLRGLGTIDKLRIVVQRGAANEPVIRDGDLLLVDTANDRITRDGLYVSLRDGRNFVRFVETAPNGTVTLKSRNPDYGTQTLTPEEAARLQIFGRVRWRSGAI; the protein is encoded by the coding sequence TTGGGCGAACGGATACGCTGGCTGCTCGATCAGTTTCCCAACCGCGTCGAGGCGGCGGAGATCGCGGGCGTGACTCCGGAGCATCTCGCCTCCTACATCGCCGGCCGCGCCAAGCCGCCCTTCGAACTCGTCGCGCGCCTCGCCGCGGCCAGGAACGTCTCGCTCGACTGGCTGGCCAGCGGCGAGGGACCGCGCCAGGCGGGCGACGAGGAGCCCGAAGGCTTCGTGGCGATCCCCATCCAGCGCGACGCCGATGCCGATCCGGACGGCGAGGAGGACACGGTGCTGTTCTCGGCCGGCTTCCTGCGCGGCCTGGGCACGATCGACAAGCTTCGCATCGTGGTCCAGCGCGGCGCCGCCAACGAACCGGTGATCCGCGACGGCGACCTGCTGCTGGTCGACACGGCGAACGACCGCATCACGCGCGACGGCCTTTACGTCTCGCTGCGCGACGGGCGGAATTTCGTGCGCTTCGTGGAGACCGCGCCGAACGGCACGGTGACGCTGAAATCGCGCAACCCCGACTACGGCACGCAGACCCTGACGCCCGAGGAAGCGGCGCGGCTGCAGATTTTCGGCCGCGTGCGCTGGCGCAGCGGCGCGATCTGA
- the trxC gene encoding thioredoxin TrxC, protein MEARIVPCPRCDTANRVPVARPAAEARCGHCHKPLFDGRPLALTAARFDRHAGADLPLLVDFWAEWCGPCRMMAPGFEKAAALFEPRARLAKVDSDAEGALSARFGVRSIPTLVLMHRGKEIARMSGALPPSELNRWIEQHLPA, encoded by the coding sequence ATGGAAGCCCGGATCGTCCCCTGCCCGCGTTGCGACACCGCCAACCGCGTGCCAGTGGCGCGCCCCGCCGCGGAGGCGCGCTGCGGGCATTGCCACAAGCCGCTGTTCGACGGCCGTCCGCTCGCCCTGACCGCGGCGCGGTTCGACCGTCACGCCGGCGCCGACCTGCCGCTGCTCGTCGATTTCTGGGCCGAATGGTGCGGGCCGTGCCGGATGATGGCGCCGGGCTTCGAGAAGGCCGCGGCGCTGTTCGAGCCGCGGGCGCGCCTCGCCAAGGTCGATTCCGACGCCGAGGGCGCGCTGTCGGCGCGGTTCGGCGTCCGCTCCATTCCCACGCTCGTCCTGATGCACCGCGGCAAGGAAATCGCGCGGATGTCGGGCGCGCTGCCGCCGAGCGAACTCAACCGCTGGATCGAACAGCACCTGCCCGCCTAG